One Malassezia restricta chromosome III, complete sequence DNA segment encodes these proteins:
- a CDS encoding WD repeat and FYVE domain protein 3 produces the protein MQVCISNDGRALSRSKVWRVSSMSHGATDDGMHAPLMLAQTSPSLGDSPWGAWPSATEREQERRERAGARLRSLVESVHACPSNDADTMLAVAHEVHKLLWENGSHQARVYEGFGDCGGFLAIGKLIAAVQRGREEPSASRGTELLLLTLAILTDAISHSPSNLLAFEHSLGWDALVLSLNAAVSMPDRVVALLFGMSIGHVAEGVHQFRAVSHATGSVPPWHRSVIHPQALFRAVCLAEDACAPPVARTAYVLLHDLLCDNVRNAVVLSRTPLLSRVLRTWLRGSADEQRVLRLLLLDGMKSAADVRTVFQHLLEAPSLHKECARLELLHHVAVSVHRPAALVLPAHDTHPATVHISALHRPFPPDASSGFTLALAVELHHMASQGTLDLVHVGPEGTAMRLSLQLEDRSLVYSPGHATSYALPRTQLATHTPQHIVLTHARSAPHVASTVHVYVNGQRACTLQAPWPGALPHPAPVSLGSTSPGSVWSLSSAFLHDQVVPSSIPQLLYELMPVYTGHLQGPLARFLTYPSMAHLQARLDALGDASSPPSQAYASLHAAMYTAAAHVFPAFGFYFHLQAAHTVRVDGKVLVPNEATEMSSGGHCIVHGVPTVRVPRALGDAVWGIGGCAVLLALIERADSSEALEHTLRLFLRLVTHSWRLAEDAERSHAYGVLGVLLRMHAPMLTPQIVSLLENAVVVDDQLVNIPLYRAILMDVSLWIRAPLDVQLAYMHHFARVLPLGSRRLRDVHLIRRLVHGARAAPFVPVDVINHIASLALHHYFRPRNIQATVHFITLVLGHTAPSAHTLGATGPRTDADTAYPPTACSMALVPRCAMPDARALSMARTWLDVLVRIMADDARRAAMVADLVHPKWLLMLVRPGLARDDVPLVLEFVGMLLSTSPSLAQTWTRLGGFRVLERTLPPHWDVPCVLPWMWTLLLGPHAPKSSLYHTFAHATAVAHPQALRVIVQCMAHGMMACRTAPAKRRASLPHIPAPPPGLTALEDSVRLLVVHSHNEDVRALLMLAPTLVAVLRATAPCFVDEPCGPRVCALCDALVDMLAACIAELVLSSHTLTLLHNLHAVAMPTSDPLIQSRLCTAVYIPLLARIDSLIRTRPVMRHTLELVADMLEMASNESLRSLLLQLRIFDLAQVIVYAPAALVSFKTRMQTTLALERNVLHSFATDEPSTTLSFCYEARLFLLTDASDLGFIQCVAHHATKHRTTHPQAQSCLLYMSAHWPDLVKDPLADTPPPFGAVWASTLASQQTFLRSLARDRIKTWRCEPSSLALSTLQLHARIGAWHTALRDNDSVRSARQAQDTREDIAFMRRQWADMRDSLRLPSPDVSSMDWHLDPTEGPSRARIKLWSVPHRVMQTHVSMPVAPDVHIHVSEQDAVPLPEHIDLDAMPVVDTRPSSGHTAPNVASPSPAHMAIAPPDDLSDKIRCILRTLEPGDSVKEILNTSRVVGIDVQSSLLIAGAQHLYLLDDYFQRPNGEIVNVWEAPPHERDALIVAAGVAQVAQSSTPVQIWRWEQLRLCLDRAWLHRRTALELFFHDGQSCLLVLPTQAHMTCLKDMVRAKAPSALSDSEALVDGVREMTTAPARLKGVMLRRSPVGRETLAWQERRMSNAEYLMALNTVAGRTMNDLTQFPVFPWILADYTSMTLDLTHPESFRQLDKPMGAQTEARHAEFDERYEQLLQVQLEPFHYGTHYSTANSVCGFLVRVMPFAQILQSMNGGSFDLPDRLFASVGHAWTSASEKSRADVRELIPEFFFLPEMFINMHQLDFGTTQAGTQVNHVALPPWAQNDPFLFVQKHREALESDHVSAHLHEWIDLIFGYKSRGPEAVAATNVFHPMSYADSVDLEGIDSALERQAAAQVVHNFGQTPAQLFSRPHPPRPPRAQPEPWQATDLLLYPSYLLQSVLPMTVAPGPVAHMIGLPESLCASTRDKIHLLDANLSLSFGYVDNSVRFLDHEDDLVAMLEHASVGRISCMVILRDVVVLGSDDGMTQLYALHLPNPHLETRAALPGHTAGVLCCAASSTWSIAVTGSADHSVIVWDLNRCRFVRQLKEPDQPIQLVAIDDQRGWIAAAAGSEVWVWSINGFLLVHQSTRSATNDPPSSMTFVARDFHVDKLGVLVTGHRDCIVMWDIVSNHARATPPRWRLEKNTVLSLRQSSKATCLYMPNTSTLCTGHEDGEVYVWTLPGAATLPKAPQEQCIGQCDHRFGFLDVKRACQGCGALICNKCSISCANGQLRLCIPCTGILGSRGMSL, from the coding sequence ATGCAAGTGTGTATCTCCAACGATGGCCGTGCGCTGAGTCGGAGCAAGGTGTGGCGTGTGTCATCCATGTCGCATGGAGCGACGGACGAtggcatgcatgcgccactAATGCTGGCGCAGACGTCCCCATCACTAGGGGACAGTCCATGGGGTGCATGGCCCTCCGCCACCGAGCGCGAGCAAGAGCGGCGCGAACGGGCAGGTGCGCGGCTACGCTCGCTCGTCGAATCGGTGCACGCATGCCCCTCGAACGATGCTGACACCATGCTGGCCGTCGCACATGAAGTGCACAAGCTGTTGTGGGAGAACGGGAGTCATCAAGCGCGGGTGTACGAAGGATTTGGCGACTGCGGGGGCTTTCTTGCGATCGGCAAACTAATCGCGGCCGTCCAGCGTGGACGCGAAGAgcccagcgcatcgcgcggcacagAGCTGCTCCTTCTTACTCTCGCCATCTTGACCGACGCCATATCGCACAGCCCATCGAATCTGCTGGCGTTTGAGCACAGCCTTGGATGGGACGCTCTCGTGCTCTCCCTCAACGCGGCCGTCTCCATGCCCGATCGCGTCGTCGCTCTGCTCTTTGGCATGAGCATtggccacgtcgccgagGGTGTCCACCAATTCCGCGCGGTCTCGCACGCCACAGGCTCTGTCCCGCCGTGGCATCGATCGGTGATCCATCCACAAGCTCTGTTTCGAGCCGTGTGCCTGGCTGAGGATGCGTGTGCACCGCCGGTGGCACGTACCGCCTATGTGCTTCTGCACGACCTGCTGTGTGATAATGTCCGGAATGCAGTCGTGCTCTCCCGCACGCCTCTCTTATCACGCGTCCTCCGCACCTGGCTCCGAGGATCTGCCGACGAACAAcgcgtcctgcgcctcTTACTTCTCGACGGCATGAAAAGCGCCGCAGATGTGCGCACCGTATTTCAGCACCTTCTTGAGGCACCATCACTTCACAAGGAATgtgcgcgcctcgagttACTGCACCACGTTGCCGTATCTGTGCATCGCCCCGCTGCCCTCGTGCTCCCTGCACACGATACCCATCCAGCGACTGTGCATATCTccgcgctgcatcgcccCTTTCCACcagacgcgtcgtcggGATTCACGCTGGCCCTCGCGGTGGAACTGCATCATATGGCGTCCCAAGGCACACTGGACCTCGTGCATGTGGGCCCCGAGGGCACAGCCATGCGTCTCTCCCTCCAACTAGAAGATCGCTCGCTGGTCTACTCACCAGGCCACGCCACATCATATGCACTGCCACGCACACagctcgccacgcacacgcCACAGCACATTGTGCTCACACACGCCAGGTCAGCGCCGCATGTGGCATCGACCGTGCACGTCTACGTGAACGGCCAACGAGCGTGCACCTTACAAGCACCGTGGCCGGGTGCATTGCCTCACCCAGCGCCTGTTTCGCTGGGCAGCACGTCACCAGGCTCGGTGTGGTCGCTCTCATCGGCCTTTTTGCATGACCAGGTGGTGCCGTCCAGCATCCCGCAGCTCTTGTATGAGCTCATGCCCGTGTACACAGGTCACTTGCAGGGACCCCTCGCGCGGTTTCTAACGTATCCGAGCATGGCCCATCTACAAGCGCgtctggatgcgctgggcGATGCGTCCTCGCCGCCCAGCCAGGCCTATGCTTCACTCCATGCAGCCATgtacacggccgccgcgcatgtCTTCCCCGCCTTTGGATTCTACTTTCACTTGCAAGCCGCGCACACGGTGCGTGTGGACGGGAAAGTGCTGGTGCCCAATGAAGCGACAGAAATGTCGAGCGGCGGCCACTGTAtcgtgcacggcgtgccgacggTGCGTGTACcacgcgccttgggcgATGCTGTATGGGGCATCGGCGGCTGTGCCGTACTGCTGGCCCtgatcgagcgcgcggACTCGAGCGAGGCACTCGAACACACGCTGCGTTTGTTTCTTCGCCTCGTCACGCATTcgtggcgcctcgccgaggATGCTGAAAGATCCCATGCCTATGGCGTCCTGGGCGTCCTCCTTCGCATGCATGCTCCCATGCTGACGCCGCAGATCGTGTCTCTACTTGAAAACGCCGTCGTGGTCGATGATCAGCTCGTCAACATTCCTCTGTACCGCGCGATCCTCATGGACGTGTCTCTATGGATCCGCGCACCGCTCGATGTCCAACTCGCGTATATGCACCACTTCGCGCGTGTGCTTCCGCTAGGCAGTCGCCGACTCCGTGACGTGCATCTCATTCGTCGTCTCGTACACGGggcacgcgccgctcccTTTGTCCCTGTCGACGTCATCAATCACATCGCATCGCTCGCTTTGCATCATTATTTCCGACCTCGCAACATCCAGGCGACCGTGCACTTTATCACACTCGTGCTGGGGCACACCGCTCCATCTGCTCATACCCTCGGTGCTACGGGCCCACGCACAGATGCAGACACGGCCTATCCACCCACAGCATGCTCCATGGCGCTCGTCCCGCGGTGTGCGATGCCCGATGCACGTGCGCTTAGCATGGCACGAACATGgctcgatgtgctcgtgcgcatAATGGCAGATGatgcgcgccgtgctgccATGGTCGCCGATCTCGTGCACCCTAAATGGCTCTTGATGCTCGTTCGTCCCGgactcgctcgcgacgacgtgcctcTGGTTCTAGAGTTTGtcggcatgctgctcaGCACATCGCCCAGTCTCGCACAAACCTGGACGCGTCTCGGTGGCTTCCGCGTCTTAGAGCGCACACTGCCCCCGCACTGGGACGTGCCTTGCGTGCTCCCGTGGATGTGGacgctcctgctcggccCTCACGCTCCCAAGTCGTCCTTATACCATACATTTGCTCACGCTACAGCCGTCGCGCATCCACAGGCTCTGCGTGTCATTGTGCAGTGCATGGCTCATGGCATGATGGCATGCCGCACGGCACCTGCCAAgcggcgtgcatcgctgccCCACATTCCCGCACCGCCTCCGGGTCTGACCGCCCTCGAAGACTCGGTTCGCTTGCTCGTCGTTCACTCCCACAACGAGGATGTACGTGCCCTTCTCATGCTCGCTCCGACCCTCGTTGCCGTGCTTcgcgccacggcgccgtgcttTGTGGACGAGCCATGCGGTCCGCGTGTATGTGCATTGTGTGATGCCCTCGTGGATATGCTCGCGGCCTgcatcgccgagctcgtgctATCGTCGCACACCCTTACCCTTCTGCACAATTTGCATGCGGTAGCGATGCCCACCTCCGATCCACTTATCCAGTCACGGCTCTGTACGGCCGTCTACATCCCCCTACTTGCGCGCATCGACAGTCTCATTCGCACTCGCCCCGTCATGCGACATAccctcgagctcgtcgccgACATGCTCGAAATGGCCTCCAATGAATCACTGCGCTCCCTCCTGCTCCAACTGCGCATCTTCGATCTCGCACAGGTCATTGTCTATGCGCCCGCCGCCCTCGTTTCCTTCAAGACACGCATGCAAACGACGTTGGCACTCGAACGAAACGTGCTCCATTCTTTTGCCACAGATGAGCCCTCAACCACACTGTCTTTTTGCTACGAAGCACGCCTATTCTTACTCACTGACGCGTCTGATCTGGGATTCATCCAGTGCGTCGCGCACCATGCCACCAAACACCGCACTACGCACCCTCAGGCTCAGTCGTGCCTCTTGTACATGAGCGCTCATTGGCCAGATCTTGTCAAAGACCCACTCGCAGATACGCCTCCGCCCTTCGGCGCTGTGTGGGCTTCGACACTCGCTTCGCAGCAAACGTTTTTGCGCTCTTTGGCACGCGATCGCATCAAAACATGGCGCTGCGAGCCATCCTCTCTCGCCCTGTCAACCTTGCAGCTGCATGCACGGATCGGTGCATGGCATACAGCGCTTCGAGACAACGACTCGGTGCGCTCAGCCAGACAGGCTCAAGACACACGCGAAGACATCGCGTTCATGCGTCGACAATGGGCCGACATGCGAGATTCGCTTCGACTACCCTCCCCTGACGTATCGTCCATGGATTGGCACCTCGATCCCACCGAAGGCCcgtcgcgtgcgcgcatcaAGCTGTGGTCCGTTCCGCACCGCGTCATGCAGACCCATGTGTCCATGCCCGTGGCGCCCGACGTGCACATTCATGTGTCTGAGCAGGACGCCGTGCCACTGCCCGAGCATATCGACCTAGATGCCATGCCTGTGGTAGACACGCGTCCCTCTTCCGGCCATACGGCACCCAATGTCGCCTCACCATCACCCGCGCACATGGCCATCGCTCCACCGGACGACTTGAGTGACAAGATCCGCTGCATTCTGCGCACCCTTGAACCTGGTGACAGTGTGAAGGAGATTCTCAACACGTCGCGTGTCGTCGGCATTGACGTCCAGAGCAGCCTGCTTATTGCTGGTGCTCAGCATCTGTACTTGTTGGACGATTACTTCCAGCGCCCGAACGGTGAAATCGTCAATGTCTGGGAAGCTCCGCCACACGAGCGCGATGCCTTAATCGTGGCGGCCGGTGTCGCACAGGTGGCACAAAGCAGCACACCCGTGCAGATATGGCGCTGGGAACAACTCCGACTTTGTCTGGACCGTGCATGGCTGCATCGGCGAACGGCGCTGGAACTTTTCTTCCACGATGGGCAGAGTTGCTTGCTCGTTCTGCCTACACAAGCGCATATGACGTGCTTGAAAGATATGGTGCGTGCTAAGGCGCCTTCGGCCTTGTCGGACAGCGAAGCCCTCGTGGATGGCGTCCGAGAAATGACaacggcgcctgcgcgtCTCAAGGGCGTTATGCTCCGGCGCTCTCCGGTCGGTCGCGAGACGTTGGCCTGGCAGGAACGGCGCATGTCCAATGCCGAGTACCTCATGGCACTTAACACCGTGGCAGGGCGCACTATGAACGATCTAACACAATTCCCTGTGTTTCCGTGGATTTTGGCCGATTATACTAGCATGACGCTCGACCTGACGCATCCAGAAAGCTTCCGGCAGCTGGACAAGCCCATGGGTGCTCAGACGGAGGCACGCCATGCCGAGTTTGACGAGCGATACGAGCAATTGCTTCAAGTGCAACTAGAGCCCTTCCACTACGGCACCCATTATTCCACGGCTAATTCTGTCTGTGGCTTCCTCGTACGAGTCATGCCTTTTGCACAGATCCTGCAAAGTATGAATGGCGGCTCATTCGATCTACCTGACCGCTTGTTTGCTTCCGTCGGCCATGCCTGGACTTCGGCCAGTGAAAAATCGCGCGCTGATGTACGAGAGCTGATCCCCGAGTTCTTCTTTCTTCCTGAAATGTTCATCAATATGCACCAACTAGACTTTGGCACGACTCAAGCTGGCACACAAGTAAATCATGTCGCCCTGCCTCCATGGGCGCAAAATGACCCCTTCCTCTTTGTACAAAAGCACCGCGAAGCGCTGGAATCTGACCATGTGAGTGCACATCTGCACGAATGGATCGATCTCATCTTTGGATATAAATCACGAGGACCAGAGGCCGTGGCGGCTACGAACGTGTTCCATCCTATGTCGTATGCTGATAGTGTCGATCTTGAAGGCATTGACTCGGCACTTGAGCGCCAGGCTGCTGCACAAGTCGTGCACAACTTTGGACAAACACCCGCCCAGCTTTTTTCTCGTCCGCAtccgccacggccaccgcGGGCACAGCCAGAGCCATGGCAGGCCACAGACCTGCTATTATACCCATCATATCTGCTTCAAAGCGTATTGCCCATGACAGTAGCACCTGGCCCCGTCGCCCATATGATCGGCCTACCAGAATCGCTTTGTGCCTCGACGCGCGATAAAATCCACTTGCTTGATGCCAATCTTTCTCTCTCCTTTGGGTACGTCGATAATTCTGTGCGATTTTTGGATCATGAAGACGATCTTGTCGCTATGCTGGAGCACGCATCAGTCGGGCGGATCTCTTGCATGGTCATTTTGCGAGATGTGGTCGTTCTCGGATCTGATGATGGCATGACGCAATTATATGCACTACACTTACCCAATCCCCACCTTGAAACTCGTGCAGCCTTACCGGGTCATACTGCCGGCGTATTGTGCTGTgcggcctcgtcgacatggagTATTGCGGTCACAGGCAGCGCTGACCATTCGGTTATCGTATGGGACTTGAACCGGTGCCGCTTTGTTCGACAGCTCAAGGAACCAGACCAACCTATCCAGCTTGTGGCCATTGATGATCAGCGTGGATGGATTGCCGCCGCGGCTGGCTCTGAAGTATGGGTGTGGTCGATCAACGGTTTCTTACTGGTGCATCAAAGCACACGCAGTGCCACCAACGATCCACCGTCGAGCATGACATTTGTGGCCCGCGATTTTCATGTGGACAAATTGGGTGTTTTGGTGACGGGGCATCGTGACTGCATCGTGATGTGGGACATTGTATCGAATCATGCACGTGCCACACCGCCTCGATGGCGCTTGGAGAAGAATACGGTATTGTCTCTGCGCCAAAGCAGCAAAGCCACCTGCCTTTACATGCCAAACACTTCTACGCTCTGCACAGGCCATGAGGACGGAGAAGTATATGTATGGACACTACCAGGTGCAGCGACATTGCCCAAAGCTCCTCAGGAGCAATGCATCGGCCAATGTGACCACCGTTTCGGCTTCTTAGACGTAAAACGAGCCTGTCAGGGCTGCGGCGCTTTGATATGCAACAAGTGTTCCATATCGTGTGCCAACGGCCAACTGCGGCTTTGTATACCATGCACAGGTATACTTGGTTCCAGGGGTATGAGTCTTTAG
- a CDS encoding THO complex subunit 4: MASNLDKSLDEIISTKRKQTPRPRRSSGPRQSSLSRGKGAKAAAVGSAAAAAAAVSQANRQQPPLVIPGRGPQGQGSKVIVSNLPTDVTEAQVKELFSTTIGPLRRVLMSYRANGQSTGVVTVQFQRAEDASRAYSQYNNRLIDGKRPLKIEVVVDPAHAPVVAPEAPKPSKSARAKRNAKAKRRREARPAKSLEDLDAEMEDYSKQASSEAQPMQDAPSAA; the protein is encoded by the exons ATG GCATCAAATCTTGACAAGTCCCTCGACGAGATCATTTCAACCAAGCGCAAGCAGACGCCCCGCCCGCGCCGCAGCTCTGGCCCGCGCCAGTCGAGTTTGTCGCGTGGTAAGGGTGCCAAGGCAGCGGCTGTCggcagcgctgcagctgcagcagcggccgTGAGCCAAGCTAACCGCCAGCAACCGCCTCTTGTCATCCCTGGTCGTGGTCCACAGGGCCAGGGCAGCAAGGTGATTGTCAGCAACTTGCCGACGGATGTGACGGAGGCACAGGTCAAGGAGCTGTTTTCGACGACGATTGGCCCtctgcgccgcgtgctGATGAGCTACCGCGCCAACGGCCAGTCGACAGGCGTGGTCACCGTCCAATtccagcgtgccgaggaTGCTAGCCGCGCTTACTCACAATACAACAACCGCCTTATTGATGGCA AGCGTCCGCTCAAGATTGAGGTCGTGGTCGACCCGGCCCACGCCCCTGTCGTGGCAcccgaggcgcccaagccgtCCAAAAGTGCGCGGGCCAAGCGCAACGCGAAGGCCAAGCGCCGTCGCGAAGCCCGCCCCGCCAAGTCGCTGGAAGACTTGGACGCTGAGATGGAAG ACTACTCCAAGCAGGCGAGCTCCGAGGCCCAGCCGATGCAGGACGCGCCCAGTGCAGCGTAG
- a CDS encoding ubiquinol-cytochrome c reductase subunit 8 — MRPSSIVHSGMPSGHKWIGWWGAFGGPTQKGIKSYAVSSFQQNPFAGVFQGYFFNGFRRAAKQLPYSGIPFVVGYFIYTWGNKEYNYVNSKEGHLALGEEH, encoded by the exons ATGCGTCCCAGCAGCATTGTTCACAGTGGTATGCCATCCGGCCACAAGTGG ATCGGATGGTGGGGCGCTTTTGGTGGCCCAACCCAGAAGGGAATTAAGTCATACGCTGTGTCGTCGTTCCAGCAGAACCCCTTCGCCGGTGTGTTCCAGGGATACTTTTTCAACGGTTTCCGCCGCGCTGCTAAGCAGCTGCCATACTCAGGCATTCCTTTTGTCGTCGGCTACTTCATTTACACGTGGGGCAACAAGGAGTACAACTACGTCAACTCCAAGGAAGGTCACCTTGCTCTGGGTGAGGAGCACTAA
- a CDS encoding mitochondrial NADH kinase, with product MTGQWMGCRSFTCWTRLKCHAPAWIRTYATRAGSLASLPPKVGTYFQRRLGDVEQKHSMNQNAIVAPIDSHFSMQEFRWSHMPRNVLFVKKHSDTRVTNAFKDAIQYLRKTYDDINIIVEESTAHELAPDFQDLISFRVEEKALLAEKTDFVIALGGDGSILHVSSLFDQHAVPPVLSFSMGTLGFLLPYDVRAFPEAVNDVFHSRFSLALRKRLCMGLWDSRPEQCLWLPGENSCRELHFMNEMVLHRGSDPHMTTMDAFVDGEHLTRTVADGLIVSTPTGSTAYSLSSGGPIVHPSVSTMLLTPICPRSLSFRTILLPDNAQLQIFVAEDSRSQAEVSVDGRTIHTLKSRQSACVQMSPFPIPCVSFSPERNVARRSGSSYTHTDDDRSVIYDSWVHDINVLLRFNTSFTPRDKSISDERQVEAAYRGNIRASPAKPKKKQTSE from the exons ATGACAGGTCAGTGGATGGGATGCAGGTCCTTCACATGCTGGACAAGGTTGAAATGTCATGCTCCTGCATGGATACGCACATATGCGACAAGAGCTGGATCGCTGGCATCTCTACCACCCAAAGTCGGCACGTATTTTCAAAGGCGTCTAGG CGATGTCGAACAAAAACACAGCATGAACCAAAATGCTATTGTCGCGCCGATAGATTCGCATTTTAG TATGCAAGAATTTCGGTGGTCGCACATGCCACGAAATGTGCTCTTTGTCAAGAAGCACAGTGACACGCGCGTCACAAACGCATTCAAGGACGCTATTCAGTATTTACGGAAGACATACGATGATATCAACATTATTGTTGAGGAATCGACAGCCCACGAACTCGCACCTGACTTTCAGGACTTGATCTCGTTTCGTGTCGAGGAAAAAGCACTATTGGCAGAAAAGACGGATTTCGTCATTGCCCTAGGTGGTGATGGTTCCATTTTGCATGTGTCGAGTTTGTTTGATCAGCACGCTGTGCCTCCGGTTTTGAGCTTTTCTATGGGCACTTTGGGATTTCTACTCCCGTACGATGTTCGTGCTTTCCCGGAGGCTGTCAACGATGTATTTCACTCGCGCTTCTCACTCGCCCTAAGAAAACGCTTGTGCATGGGGCTCTGGGATAGCAGGCCGGAACAATGTTTGTGGCTTCCGGGCGAGAATTCATGCCGCGAATTGCATTTTATGAATGAGATGGTGCTTCATCGCGGCAGTGATCCCCATATGACCACGATGGATGCGTTCGTGGATGGTGAGCATTTGACTCGCACAGTGGCAGATGGATTGATCGTGTCTACACCTACGGGATCAACGGCCTATTCGCTTTCATCAGGCGGACCTATCGTGCACCCTTCCGTGTCGACTATGCTGCTGACACCTATTTGCCCTCGATCATTGAGCTTCCGCACAATCTTATTGCCGGACAATGCTCAGCTACAGATATTTGTGGCGGAAGATTCTCGCTCACAAGCAGAAGTGAGTGTAGATGGTCGTACGATTCACACACTCAAGTCGAGACAATCTGCCTGTGTGCAAATGTCGCCCTTTCCCATTCCTTGTGTCTCATTTTCACCTGAACGAAATGTGGCGCGTCGAAGTGGCTCGTCATATACTCATACCGATGATGATCGTTCCGTCATTTATGACAGTTGGGTTCACGACATCAACGTGCTGCTACGTTTCAACACATCTTTTACGCCGCGTGACAAATCAATATCGGATGAACGACAGGTCGAGGCGGCATATCGGGGAAATATACGCGCTTCACCTGCGAAACCCAAAAAAAAACAAACATCCGAGTGA
- a CDS encoding histone H3 — protein MARTKQTARKSTGGKAPRKQLATKAARKSAPVAGGVKKPHRYKPGTVALREIRRYQKSTELLIRKLPFQRLVREIAQDFKTDLRFQSSAIGALQEASEAYLVSLFEDTNLAAIHAKRVTIQPKDIALARRLRGERS, from the exons ATGGCGCGTACTAAGCAAACAGCCCGCAAGTCAACCGGTGGCAAGGCCCCTCGTAAGCAACTCGCCACCAAGGCAGCTCGCAAGTCGGCACCCGTGGCTGGTGGTG TAAAGAAGCCTCACCGTTACAAGCCTGGTACGGTGGCTCTCCGTGAAATTCGTCGCTACCAGAAGAGCACGGAGCTTCTGATCCGCAAGCTTCCTTTCCAGCGTCTCGTTCGTGAGATTGCTCAGGACTTCAAGACCGACCTTCGCTTCCAGTCGTCGGCCATCGGTGCTCTGCAGGAGGCCAGCGAGGCTTACCTCGTGTCGCTCTTCGAAGACACCAACCTGGCTGCTATCCACGCCAAGCGTGTGACAATCCAGCCCAAGGACATTGCTCTGGCGCGTCGTCTTCGCGGTGAGCGCTCGTAA